The following DNA comes from Mucilaginibacter jinjuensis.
GTCCGCAATATATTCATGAAGGTATGGATGAAATTAAGTTCCGCATCGGGCCTAAATCATTCTATCAAACAAACGCAATTCAAGCTAAAAAACTATACGAAATAGCCCGCGATTTTGCAGGCTTTACCGGCAGCGAACTGGTTTATGATCTATATACCGGTGCAGGCACCATTGCCAACTTTGTGGCCAAGCATGTAAACAAAGTAGTTGGGGTTGAGTACGTGCCTTCGGCTATTGAAGATGCCAAGATCAATTCGCAAATTAACAACATTACCAATACCGATTTTTACGCTGGTGATATGAAAGATGTACTGGATGCCGAATTTGTGCTAACACACGGTAAGCCGGATGTTATTATCACCGACCCGCCACGTGCCGGCATGCACCCGGATGTGGTAGCCCGCCTAATGGAAATTGAAGCAGAAAAAATTGTGTACGTAAGCTGCAACCCCGCCACACAGGCACGCGATATGCTGGTACTGAAAGAAAAATACGACAGCGTTAAAATTCAACCGGTGGATATGTTTCCGCATACCCAGCACGTGGAGAATGTGATGTTGTTGCAATTGAGAAAGTAAGAAGAAAGACAAAGGATTAAGGAAAAAAGACAACAGACTCTCACCACCCGTCATGCCGTCCCGACTATTGTTGGGATCGGCACCCCACAAGACAGGTATACGGCATACCAAGCAGGTTGCTTAGCATGTGGGATCCCGAAACAAGTTCGGGATGACGGTGAAAAATAAAAACATTGATCAAATGGATCCGGAAGAATTATTAAACGAGGGTAACCAACCCCAAAAAGATAGCCCATTAGCCAGCCTTCGGGTTGATCTGAAATTATTCAGTGAATCGTTGCGTGAGGTTGCGGTCGAAATTATGGTAGAGGGACTTTCGCTTTACCCTATTTTTATTGCACACCAGCACGAGGTAAAACTGGGCGAAGAGATCTTCAATAAAGACGAGTTGAATACTGAGTGGAACATCAACGCATCTACCCTCGAAGAATTTGTAGAGCGCGGTATCATTAAAAAGGAGTTAAAACAACGTTTTATAGATACCTACAAAAGCCCTGAGGACTTTATGTGCGTGTTTGTAATTGTACCCGAGGGTGCCAATTTTGTATTTTTTCCATATTCAAAAGAATAATAGTAGTTTCGGTTTTATCTAAAATAGCTATGTCAGAAAAAAGGCTGCTTATACTCGACCCAAAGCAAATTCAGCAAAAGATAGATCGTATTGCTTACCAGATCCTCGAAGATAATTTTGAGGAACAGGAGATTGTTATTGCCGGTATTTTACCGCAAGGCAGCAATATTGCCATCAGGATAAAAAATATTTTAGATGAGATTGCCCCTTTTAAGAGCAAGCTCATCAACATCGAACTAGAAAAACATGTGAGCAGCCTGCACTTTAAACTGGATACCCCGATTGAAGAGTGTAGCAACAAAGTAATTATTTTGGTTGATGACGTAATGAACAGCGGCAAAACCCTGGCTTACGGCTTCGGCGTATTTCTGGATGTACCGCTTAAAAAACTGCGCACAGTGGTACTGGTAGATCGTAACCACAAAAGCTTCCCGGTTACTACAGATTATTCGGGCATAGCGCTATCAACGCTGTTAAATGAGCACGTAGATGTACAGCTAACCGAAACCGGCGAAGGTGATGCAGTTTGGCTGGGGTAGTTAGAAGAAAATATCGAACACTGAATATCCAATGTTGAATAATGAAGGAAACTTCGACATTGGAGATTCAGAATTCATTATTCGATATTATCCAATTATCTAACATCGAAGCATTTCACTTCGTTATTCGAAATTCAGGATTCGATGTTCGATATTATTCAATTATCCAACACCGAAGTATTTCACTTCATTATTCGAAATTCAGGATTCGATGTTCGATATTAATACATAGCTCTTATCTGGTTAGCTATTCGCCAATATCTCCTCCAATTTTTCGGCAGTAAGGCTTATGCCATCAGCTACAATACCCGATTTCAGGTAATGCACTTCCCGCTCGGCCAATTTCTCAGCAATAAAAGTAACCAGGTCATCGCCATGTTTACCGTGCAGTAAAGGCCGCTCCTCTTTGCCATGCTCCAACCTGCTGGTCAAGGCTTTGGGCGACATCTGGATATAGATCACCTTGCCATTGGCATTCATCCACTCCATGTGGTCGAAATAACAGGGCAAGCCGCCGCCAGTCGAGATAATGGTATTATCAGTAAACCCCGTCTCCTTTAATATTTTTGATTCCTCCTGTCGGAAAGCGTCTTCGCCGTGACTTACAAAGTATTTGGCAATGGTAGTGCCTTCACGCTGCTCAAAAAGCTCATCCAGGTCAACAAACTGATAGTTTAACCGTGCTGCCAACCTGCGACCTAAAGTCGATTTACCGCAGCCCATGAAGCCTACTAAAAAGATTTTCATGGCTGCTGGCGTAGGTATTGTTTAACAATATCATCATACTTAGGCAGGCTATGGTAATGCCATTTGGCAATTACAGTTCCGCCCTTCATCAGTAAAATACCGGGGTTAGAGCGTACAATGGTTTTCAACGGCACACCATCAGCATAGTAGATCTCTGAGATTAGGTGATTCTTTTTAGCAAATGCCATAGCATCCGGTGCAGAATTTGAAGTCAGTAATATGGTACGGATGTTATAATTATCCGTCAGGTTCACAGCCAGCGCATTAATACGACGGATAGCCTGCTCGTCGGTATGGCCCAGATCATACGCTACAATAACCAGATTATAAAATGGGTTACCCAACAACTCTTGTGTATAGTTAACTCCCTGTGCGTCTTGTATAGCCAAATCACGTATCTTAGGCGCGAAGCCCGCCTTCACCAAACGCGATTCGGGGTTACCTACTACCTGCCAGTTGGCATCCTTCCAAATCCCGGTTTTCATGTACTCCCTATCGGTCATGGTTTTGGTGCCGCCAGTCTGTTTGTTTTTAAGCTGATAGGTGATTTCAAACTCATCAGGCTTGGCTCCAGGTGGCGTTTTCATTTCATCCAATAAGTTAGCACCTACTTTATACGGCAGAAAATCCATCACCGGTAAAAAGTTATAAGTATATAACCCAAAACCGAATGCGAACACCACGGCAGCTACAAACAAACCATTGCTTACCGATGGGTTAAACAAAGGTTGAATGGTAGTACGTTTAGCAAATATCACCAGCACCAAAGCCAGTAACACCATATCCTTACTGAATGACTGCCAGGGCGTAAGCGGGATAGCATCACCAAAACAGCCGCAGGTTTGCACTACTTTAAAAAAGGCTGAGTAGAAAGTTAAAAAGCCGAAGAAGATAATCAACAGCAACAATCCCCATGCTACAGCGTTGGCTCGGATGCCAATCAGCAAGGCAAAGCCCAACAATATTTCCAGGGCACACAGAGTGATAGCCGCGGTTAATGCCAGCGGGTTTAAAAACATGATATGGAATACTTCGAAGTATTCCTGTAATTTATAAGAGAACCCAAGCGGGTCATTGGCCTTTATTAAACCCGAAAATATAAACAGCAAGCCCACGGCTATGCGGCAGATCCAAACTAATGCTTTCATTTTACATCCAATTTTATTAATGCAAAAACAGCATAGTTTAACATATCCTGGTAGTTGGCTTTTACACCTTCAGAAGCTTCGGTTAGGCCTTTGTTGTCTTCTATTTGTTTAACACGGAAAATCTTTTGCAATATCAGATCAGTCAGTGAGCTGATGCGCATATCGCGCCAGGCCTCGCCGTAATCGTGGTTTTTGGCAAACATCAGTTCCTGTGTTTCTTTTACCTTGGCATCAAACATGTGCTCCACGTGGTCGGGTGCCAATTCTGTCGAAGTTTCGTTACCGCATTCTAATTGCATCATGGCTATAACGCAATAATTAACAATGCCGATATACTCGCCCGTAATATCATCCCCTACTTTTGAAATCTTTTTTTCTTCGAGCGTGCGGATGCGCTGGGCTTTAATAAAAATCTGGTCGGTTATAGATGGTAGCCTTAAAATACGCCATGCAGTGCCGTAATCGCGGGTTTTTTTCATAAATAAACCCTTGCATACATTAATAACTGCGTCGTATTCTGTTGTTGTTTTACTCAAAACGGTAGTGTTAAAATTTTCTGAATTACGGTCGATGCGATTGCAAGAACATTACAGTTCCATTTTGCTCCTTTGAGAAAGGGGTCGCATTTCTTTGATTCTAAGCTATCTTAAAATATTGATTTACCTTTGCAGGCATCTATTAAAAAGCATATAAAATCATCGTGGCTAAAGATACATATTTTCGCAAAAAGACAACCCTGAATGCACGCGGAACACTCATCGACCTGAGTACACCAAAAGTAATGGGCATCATTAACCTCACCCCCGATTCTTTTTACGACCAAAGCCGCAAACCTCACGCTACCGATGCACTAATGCAGGCTGAAAAAATGTTGGCTGATGGCGCTGCGTTTTTAGACCTCGGCGCTTACTCATCGCGCCCCGGCGCTATTGATATTTCGGTACAGGAAGAAATGGATCGTTTATTACCCGCTGTTGAGGCTATTTCAGGCGCATTCCCGGAGGCTATTTTATCAATCGATACTTTCCGCGCCTCTGTTGCCGAAGCTGCCATTAAGGGCGGCGCACATATTATCAATGATATTTCGGGTGGACAACTGGATGAGCAAATGTTTGAAACCGTTGCCCGCTTGCAGGTACCCTATATCCTGATGCATACACGCGGTACCCCGCAAACCATGACGCAGCTAACTGATTACGATGATATTTTTACCGATGTATTCGACTACCTGCAGCAAAAATATGCGGAACTGAAAAAGCTTGGCGTAGAAGATGTGATCCTTGATCCGGGATTTGGTTTTGCAAAAAAGAGTGAGCAAAGCTACGAGTTGCTTAACCGTATGCATGATTTTGATATACTGGGCTTACCTATACTGGTTGGCGTTTCGCGCAAGCGGATGATCTATAACATTACCGGCGGTACTGCTACCGATGCTTTAAACGGTACTACCGTGGTAAATACCATAGCTTTAACAAAAGGCGCCAACATTTTGCGGGTACATGATGTAAAAGAAGTTGTAGAAGCTATAAAAATTTACAACATGTTACAACAATAACCTTGCTTACCAGTTACGGGTGAAGAGTGTAATAATGTCGATAGCATTTCGCCTGTCCCAATAGGGCGAACAGTACTGGATAAAATACTCCGGAGCATAAAAATATAACTGACGCGTTTTA
Coding sequences within:
- a CDS encoding phosphoribosyltransferase family protein, which encodes MSEKRLLILDPKQIQQKIDRIAYQILEDNFEEQEIVIAGILPQGSNIAIRIKNILDEIAPFKSKLINIELEKHVSSLHFKLDTPIEECSNKVIILVDDVMNSGKTLAYGFGVFLDVPLKKLRTVVLVDRNHKSFPVTTDYSGIALSTLLNEHVDVQLTETGEGDAVWLG
- a CDS encoding shikimate kinase — encoded protein: MKIFLVGFMGCGKSTLGRRLAARLNYQFVDLDELFEQREGTTIAKYFVSHGEDAFRQEESKILKETGFTDNTIISTGGGLPCYFDHMEWMNANGKVIYIQMSPKALTSRLEHGKEERPLLHGKHGDDLVTFIAEKLAEREVHYLKSGIVADGISLTAEKLEEILANS
- a CDS encoding BT_3928 family protein yields the protein MKALVWICRIAVGLLFIFSGLIKANDPLGFSYKLQEYFEVFHIMFLNPLALTAAITLCALEILLGFALLIGIRANAVAWGLLLLIIFFGFLTFYSAFFKVVQTCGCFGDAIPLTPWQSFSKDMVLLALVLVIFAKRTTIQPLFNPSVSNGLFVAAVVFAFGFGLYTYNFLPVMDFLPYKVGANLLDEMKTPPGAKPDEFEITYQLKNKQTGGTKTMTDREYMKTGIWKDANWQVVGNPESRLVKAGFAPKIRDLAIQDAQGVNYTQELLGNPFYNLVIVAYDLGHTDEQAIRRINALAVNLTDNYNIRTILLTSNSAPDAMAFAKKNHLISEIYYADGVPLKTIVRSNPGILLMKGGTVIAKWHYHSLPKYDDIVKQYLRQQP
- a CDS encoding DUF1599 domain-containing protein: MKKTRDYGTAWRILRLPSITDQIFIKAQRIRTLEEKKISKVGDDITGEYIGIVNYCVIAMMQLECGNETSTELAPDHVEHMFDAKVKETQELMFAKNHDYGEAWRDMRISSLTDLILQKIFRVKQIEDNKGLTEASEGVKANYQDMLNYAVFALIKLDVK
- the folP gene encoding dihydropteroate synthase, with product MAKDTYFRKKTTLNARGTLIDLSTPKVMGIINLTPDSFYDQSRKPHATDALMQAEKMLADGAAFLDLGAYSSRPGAIDISVQEEMDRLLPAVEAISGAFPEAILSIDTFRASVAEAAIKGGAHIINDISGGQLDEQMFETVARLQVPYILMHTRGTPQTMTQLTDYDDIFTDVFDYLQQKYAELKKLGVEDVILDPGFGFAKKSEQSYELLNRMHDFDILGLPILVGVSRKRMIYNITGGTATDALNGTTVVNTIALTKGANILRVHDVKEVVEAIKIYNMLQQ